One Ficedula albicollis isolate OC2 unplaced genomic scaffold, FicAlb1.5 N08460, whole genome shotgun sequence genomic window, CCTCCTGCTCCAGCTCGTCCAAGAACCGCTCCTGCGACACCGAGTAGAAGGTGTAACCGTCTGCGGGCGGAATTAAGGAAAAGCTGCGAGCGCGGCCCTGAGGCCCCCTCAGCCCcgccctgcccttccctgcccggAGGATACAGATGCCAAATGTCACCGCGCCGATCCCGAGCGCCAGCAGGACGTTGCGGCTGCGGAGCCGGCGCTGCAGGACGCGCTGGCGCTGGGCGTACTCCACCTGCGCTATGAGGCGGCG contains:
- the LOC101815121 gene encoding cytochrome c oxidase assembly factor 3 homolog, mitochondrial, which translates into the protein LRCRDRHALGLSQPLDAARRSGPPIGQRSRRNPREPGEAAFARRIDPSREPGLSPEQRRLIAQVEYAQRQRVLQRRLRSRNVLLALGIGAVTFGIYGYTFYSVSQERFLDELEQ